The following DNA comes from Clupea harengus chromosome 9, Ch_v2.0.2, whole genome shotgun sequence.
GGGAGGGCCGATCGGTGCACAGGTCACAGGCACCTCCTCTTCCAGTGGGCATCCCCAAGAGGCTGACCTGCCTGTCCACCAGCCTCTGAGTGGCCCCTCCAGCAACAGTTCCCACCAGCCTTTGCAAGGCAATGCTGGCCCACTAGCTGGGGGTGTAACAGGGCCCGGGGGATCAGAGGGGGCGGGCAGCATGGCCCACCCTAGTGCTGGTGTCTCTCCCACCTCCAGTCCCTCAGTGCTGCCAGCACATCTCCAGGGTGAAGGGCCACAGCGTGGCCCGTGTGACATAGACGGACTGTCTAAGGAGCAGATGGAGCACCGGGAGCGCTCTCTGCAAACACTCAGAGATATTGAGCGCCTACTGCTCCGCAGTGGTGTCAATGGAGGCTCAGCGGACATGGAAGGGCCAAATGGTAACCCTGGTGCCGTCCACGGCAACAACGTAAACAACAGTAACAACACTGACAACAGTGGCAGAACTCAAGAGGGAAGTGAGACCACTAACAATGCTGGGAACTATAACAATAATGTCCTTCCGATTGGAATGTCTCATGGGggtactttaaaaaaatatgaggAGCCCCTGCAGTCAATTATGTCACAAACGCAGAATCTTGGGGGATCCAGGCTTGATGATCCAACTATAGAGTCCCACCTTGGCTTGCCAACCCAGCCGCACCACAACCTTTCCTCACCACCAGAACTAGACTTGGGGCCAATGCAGGACCATGATGGGCTGACGCCTGAGCAGGTGGCATGGAGGAAGCTTCAGGAGGAGTACTATCAGGAGAAGCGTCGACAACAGGAAATGCACCCACACGGACATCCCCAGCACTATCGCATGATGGCAGAGATGGGCATGCCCAGGGGTCCACATCTCATGATGAGGGGCCCTCCCCCACCATACCATAGCAAACAAGAGGAGCAGTGGGGCCCTGCACCTTCGATGGGTGGAGGTATGGGAAGCAACCCTCGTTTAGTGGATATGCACCAGGATGGGCCACAAGGCCCCAGATTTGTGGGGCAGATGCAGAGAGGTACACCGGGGCCAGGGTTTCCCGGGAGTCCTGGGAGAGTGTTGGCCATAGAGGGTCTTGGACTTCAAAGGCCTGGAATGGGCTGGGTGGAGGACTTGCCAATCAATATGGGTGGTGGGGGCCCACTGTTGCATGGATGCTGCCCACCTGGTGGACCCAACGGTCCATTTCAATCCCTACATGGTGACCCAGAGCGACACCTAATGCGTGAAGAGGTACTCCGCATCATAGATAAGAGGCAGCTGCAGAGGCTAGAGCAAGAACGACTTAtcttacagcagcagcagcaggaaggaATAGGACAGTCAAGGTTAATAGAAAACACAGGAAGGCCAGGTCTCCCGAACCCTGACGTGGGCCCACATGGTGACCCCATGGATTTCCCACACTCACGAGCCATAATGCACTCTCCCTTAGGCAGGGTAAGAGAAGGAGATGGGCCCTCCCTCAGAGATCTTGGAGACGCTCATTTAAGCACTAATATGACCATGAATGTTAACTTGAACTCACAGGAACAGCACATGCTGATGCAGAAACTGCGAGGAATGAATCGTGTAGGAGGCCCTGCGGGGGACATTCTAAGCCCAGAAGAAATGTCCCGCCTTAGAGCTGGGCAGAATGGCCGCGGTGGTATCAGTAAAGCTGTGATTACTGGACCAGAGGGGCCAGGGCAATTTCCTAACCAAAGATTGTTTCGTGAGGGACAATCAGAGAGGTCTTACCGCCAGCAATCTGATCAGGCCCATTTTGGGCCGGACCAGCAGGGACCCGCTCAGATGGGCGGCGCGTCACACCTAAGCCACATGTCCACAGACACAGGCCCCAGAGGCCCTGACTCTTGCCCTCGTCATCCATCCGACTTGTCAGTCAATGTTAATTCCATGGGCTCCCCGGTCATGGCCCCACCTCACCCGCTCAAGTCACCTTCACTTGGTCGGGAGCCCTCACCCCTgatgccctctccctctgcttcggTATTGAAGTCTCCCACTCCAGTCCCCACCAGTAGTCCCTCTCACCCACTTCTCACCGCTGCATCTAGGGAGGGTACCCCATCCTCAACCTCCATGAAGTCCCCTCAGATGATGGGCACCACATCCCTTGGCATGCATTCTCCCTCTGCTTCACCGGGACACCTAAACTCTCCTGCCATGAATGTGGCCTCCCCTAACTGGACCGCATCCCCAAAGACCAATATGGCCAGTCCTGGACGACCCCCGAATGGGAAGGGCATGGGCAATGGAGCAAGCAACTCTGCTGAAACAGGTGACAGTACATTTTCATTACAAACAGTAGACAGTTCCATTTCTATTAAGATTCAGTACATTAAAGCAATGAAATGCAGGTTTTTCCACTTTTTCCATTGTACATACATAGCTAGCCATTTTTAATGCTGAAATTAGGGCTGGGTGATATCAACGATATAAACACTTATTATTTAAATTTTCAATCGCAATAAGAAAATGACAAATTTAAGGGACAATAAATGATGAAGGACATTGCTTGAAGGCACACATCAGCCTATCACATCACAGGAACAAACGCAGTTTTAACCAACCATGCCAGCCTACTGTTTTGGTACTACAGGTGAGTAAAGAAAGAAATCAGAGGGTAATTTAAGTGTCGGGGGAAGACAGCTCAGCAGCTACACCATCTTTTGAAACAGAAGACTGTTGAAGTGCGACAAGTAGCAGACTGGTGCAGTGTATTGCAAACTCTGCCGAAAAAAAGAGTAGGCCTACCAATTAAAACAGGAAATACTATGATCTTATTTCAATACCTAAAGCATTCCTATTCAGTAGAACTTGCAGTCAAACCTGTTaactggggcgacagtggtacagtggtagagaagtcgtttagtaatcagaaggttgctagttcgattccctgtcgaagtgtccttgagcaagacactgaacccctaattgctcctgatgtgcagtgtgccatcagtgtaaatgtaaaatgtaaaatgtgtatacattgtaagtcgcacatatgtaagtcgctttggataaaagcgtctgctaaatgactaaatgtaaatgtaaactggAACTAGCAgcgaggcagggagagagaaagccatACTGTCAAGGTTTTCTAGTGTTCCACCCTAAAAAAGGCAAAGaaggcacagacacatgctgtaGCATTTTGCATAGCAAAATACATGATGCCAATTCTCACCATTGCAAAGGAGGGATTCAAGATGATTACAGTGATAAAGATGATCAGGTATCAGGTTGACGACACAATTTAAGATTTTAGTTCACATTTGCATTATTTTGTTCGATTTGCAGGAAGGGAATATTAAGCAATAAGGGAGCTTTTTTTAATTGTGATATCTATTTATATcgactgaaaaagaaaaaatgcaaTAGAATATTTTACCATATTGTCCAGCCCTTCATcaaattcatccattcattgCAAATTGCATTATATTACACAACATTTACCCAAGACAATATAATCATATCATGTCTTAAAGTGTTTCCCTAGCCTAATTTAGTCAGCTAGAGATTTGCAAGTTCCATAGTTTTTACTCAGTTCTCatggtttgtctgtgtctattcTGTTTCTCAGGTCCAACACTCCCTCCTAAGAGTTCAAACTCAACAGGACCAGGCCAGCCCAGCATGCCCTTCACCTCCTCGCCAGATGCCCCACCGTCCCAGAATCCCCTGTCGCTGATCATGTCTCAGATGTCCAAGTATGCCATGTCTAGCTCCGCGCCTCTGTACCATGAAGCAATAAAGACTATCTCCACCTCCGATGACGAGATGACACCAGACAGGCCCCTTCTGCCAGGGGTTAGCATGGAAGGTGTAGTATTTAACCAGTCAAACAAATCCACCTCAGAAATCTTTGATGAGGGTGTATTGACACACTGTCCACCATGATGTCAGTACATAATTGACgcacaataataaaaaaaaagaatatccCTACACATGAACTGCACTAAAAGGCACCTTTGTATTTCACAGAtaactttcactttctctcccttgttGACCATCAGGAATCCACCATCAGTCCCCTCAGATGCTCCTCTCTTCCCAGAGTGCCATGGGGCCCCCTGGCAGCCCACAAAGTCCCATTGGAATGTTGCTGCAAGGACAGCAGCAGCTTTCCCATGGTCCTCCAGGGTCCATGTTGTCCTCCCCTAATCTCATGAGCATGTCAGGTATGAACTCTGGTGTTTTGGGTGGTGGAGGCGGCCCCTCTGGAGGGATTGGACCATGCAATGTTTCCTCATTGCATCCCCAGAACCAGATGGTGGGTTTTCCTCGCATGCAGGCCTCATCTCATGGACCTCCTCACTCCCCAGCACTGTCCCAACATTACAGCCAGCACCCTGACGATATACTCCCACCCCAACAATTTCACCCCCTGGGAAAAGGATTAGCTCACCAGCAGCCTACCCATCCTTCAGACTCCTTCCAATCAATGCGTATGAACGATGGCCCAGATCTGAGCGATGTCATCCGCACTTCGCACACTGGTATTCCGGAATTTGACCTATCTCGTATCATGCCCTCCGACAAACCAAGCAGCACCTTACAGTACTTCCCAAAGAGCGAGGGGATGTCCCAGCATCATCAGAACCCACACCATATCCAGGTCATGCAGCAGCCCCCTCCCACCCAGCTTTTGAAGCAGCTCTCCGCTGGTCCTCACCACAACACACCTTCCTCCAATCCCCACATCGCTAACCTTCAAAACATGATGGCAGAACAACAGCTCTCAATCCACCCCTCACAATATGGTATTCGGCCAGGAATGCCACAGGGAGGAGGCAGGGGCATGGTTGTAGGTCCTATGGGACCTATGAGCCACCCTGGACACATGATGGTCAGGACAGGCCTGGggccccagcagcagcaacaatatcaccaacagcaacagcaggccATGATGTCTAACAGtcttcaacatcaacatcatccATCCCACCCGCATCCCAGTATGATGtcccctcagcagcagcagcagcagcagcagcagcacgcaCACAACCTAATGGCCCAGCAGAGCCTAATGATGATGCAGGCAAAGCAAAGGGGAATGCCTATTCCAGGGGAACAGCTTAGCCAGCAGGGCCCAATGATGTCCCCACAGGGTCTTATGATGGGCCCCTCGCACCCAGGAATGATGGGACCTCAGTCTCTCAGACAGAGGGGAATGTCACTGAACAGTCCCTTGGGCTATCCACCTGGAAGTATACACAACATGCCCTTCTGAATGTTTTGTTTCTGAAATTGTAAAATCATTTATATGTTACTAACTGTTCTAACTGTTTTATTCAAGATTCAACAATAATGGTTGTTAATAATTATTGGTGATAGTATTGTTACTTTCATTCATTAGGCCTACTTTAAGGATTCAGATTTGCCATTTTCTATATATttgtaatatatgtatatatcagAGAGACGTGTTTTGGGTTCAGAATCATTTTTATGTTTAATTGCTTGCCTTTTATTTCATACCAAACTGTTGTCCAATGGAATATACATGTAAATCTATAGATGTGAATCTTCATACATACATGGATATATATGAAATGCTATTGGTGCTTGTTTGCAAATGGTCTCTATAACTGCTTAAGTCTAAAAAGGAATAATAAGGTGAAACATGTCTAAATACTTGTTGtgatgtgcttgtctgtgttgaTAAATGGTGAATTGAgaactgaaaacaaactgaacaaGACATCGTAagatttacatacatttatcaAACGGGCCACATTTTAAGGTGGGTTTCAGTCAGAGACAATTTTAGCTGTTTAAAAGGTGCTGTCCATTattataatccattacactttttgtcaaattcagccaaATTCTCCCCATGTTTCTCAAGCTGTCCGTCCGTTGTGTGCTTCCCTTACAGTCCTAGCTTTGTAAATAGCAAACAAATGGACCGAGCCCATACACTATTCCACCCAATCAACAACGTTGCTTCCCAAACATGGAACAGAGTGGTGTATTTGATTAGGCCTTGAGCTCAAATGTTAACAACCTGTCACCAGGATTGAGGACTGTGCCTGAAGTACACTTTTTATTGAGATGAAAGAAATCAAAGTAAACATAGAAAACCACCAAACTAAACCACCAGACTATGAAACACTAGATACTTAGTGTAGAGTGTGAGTCTGACAGAAGAGTTCTTGAAAGAGACAGAATTCTGACACAATTGGTTGTCTTGGTGAGGTTGAGGTGGTGTGGTGCCATCGTTTTTCTAGGCACTGTTGACCATTGATGGCTAGTGTTCCAGATACTCTCTTAAGATCTTATATAAGAACAGGCATGGTCGGACTTGGCTTCACAAGCTTCAAGCAGAGGCAGACTGAGACGGGGAACCCATAGCACTAGTTCTCCAGGCTTGGTTAATGTGCGCAATGGCAGGGTGATTGTCAAAGTTAATGCAGGTAGTAGTTGACATAACACAGAAGACCCAAAAGCTTGTCAAGAAATATCCCAAACATTCAGCTCACGACCTCCACCACAAGATTAGGGAAGGTGAGTAAAACAGGAGGTCAATCACCTGCAGGTGCTGGATGTAGTGATCTGCAAACAGACTTTGCACTGTAAAAGAACCATAATCATGAGACTTTCTGCCCAAAAACCCAGTCTACTGGGATGCCCCAATAATAATGCATTAGTCAAAGGTTTATATGACCAAGACAGTAAAATAGGATTTGGTGTTTGGTTCTCATCCCAATGATATGATTGCAAAAACGTACT
Coding sequences within:
- the bcl9l gene encoding B-cell CLL/lymphoma 9-like protein; translation: MPGVQVVIYMHVPYVVNVPRMKEEHDFSFIVLLFFILHSPPHPLSGERVMTGTCSSAGVGGQSFAPAPGYVFGPGGRRSDLPRPAQQVVYVFTTSLANSAAEAVIHGHTDSILKFHQQNVPRTKLDQGMSAVRKLPSLPEQLGSRSTPPMETPKSQNDTPRPASVGGPIGAQVTGTSSSSGHPQEADLPVHQPLSGPSSNSSHQPLQGNAGPLAGGVTGPGGSEGAGSMAHPSAGVSPTSSPSVLPAHLQGEGPQRGPCDIDGLSKEQMEHRERSLQTLRDIERLLLRSGVNGGSADMEGPNGNPGAVHGNNVNNSNNTDNSGRTQEGSETTNNAGNYNNNVLPIGMSHGGTLKKYEEPLQSIMSQTQNLGGSRLDDPTIESHLGLPTQPHHNLSSPPELDLGPMQDHDGLTPEQVAWRKLQEEYYQEKRRQQEMHPHGHPQHYRMMAEMGMPRGPHLMMRGPPPPYHSKQEEQWGPAPSMGGGMGSNPRLVDMHQDGPQGPRFVGQMQRGTPGPGFPGSPGRVLAIEGLGLQRPGMGWVEDLPINMGGGGPLLHGCCPPGGPNGPFQSLHGDPERHLMREEVLRIIDKRQLQRLEQERLILQQQQQEGIGQSRLIENTGRPGLPNPDVGPHGDPMDFPHSRAIMHSPLGRVREGDGPSLRDLGDAHLSTNMTMNVNLNSQEQHMLMQKLRGMNRVGGPAGDILSPEEMSRLRAGQNGRGGISKAVITGPEGPGQFPNQRLFREGQSERSYRQQSDQAHFGPDQQGPAQMGGASHLSHMSTDTGPRGPDSCPRHPSDLSVNVNSMGSPVMAPPHPLKSPSLGREPSPLMPSPSASVLKSPTPVPTSSPSHPLLTAASREGTPSSTSMKSPQMMGTTSLGMHSPSASPGHLNSPAMNVASPNWTASPKTNMASPGRPPNGKGMGNGASNSAETGPTLPPKSSNSTGPGQPSMPFTSSPDAPPSQNPLSLIMSQMSKYAMSSSAPLYHEAIKTISTSDDEMTPDRPLLPGVSMEGIHHQSPQMLLSSQSAMGPPGSPQSPIGMLLQGQQQLSHGPPGSMLSSPNLMSMSGMNSGVLGGGGGPSGGIGPCNVSSLHPQNQMVGFPRMQASSHGPPHSPALSQHYSQHPDDILPPQQFHPLGKGLAHQQPTHPSDSFQSMRMNDGPDLSDVIRTSHTGIPEFDLSRIMPSDKPSSTLQYFPKSEGMSQHHQNPHHIQVMQQPPPTQLLKQLSAGPHHNTPSSNPHIANLQNMMAEQQLSIHPSQYGIRPGMPQGGGRGMVVGPMGPMSHPGHMMVRTGLGPQQQQQYHQQQQQAMMSNSLQHQHHPSHPHPSMMSPQQQQQQQQQHAHNLMAQQSLMMMQAKQRGMPIPGEQLSQQGPMMSPQGLMMGPSHPGMMGPQSLRQRGMSLNSPLGYPPGSIHNMPF